From a single Solidesulfovibrio fructosivorans JJ] genomic region:
- a CDS encoding sigma-54-dependent transcriptional regulator, producing MPRILVIDDDVGFCRSLQAIIAGLGWESEAANSLETGLEKLALGGFDVVVLDVVLPDGNGLKHIPAVREMPDAPEIIILTGQGDPDGAELAIKSGAWDYITKPGTLSKIRLPISRAVEYHHNKALAKPRAPLRREGIIGESKALAACLDMAARAARSGANVLIVGETGTGKELFARVIHDNSDRRDGPFVVVDCAALPESLVESMLFGHEKGAFTTAEKKHPGLIRQAHGGTLFLDEIGELPLAVQKAFLRLLQEHRFRPVGATEEVRSDFRLVAATNRDLERMVADWTFRQDLLFRLRGMTIELPPLRGRTVDIEALCRHRLQMRAGEEDEPAREGSPEFWGALFEYGWPGNVRELFSATDSALAAAEAETTLLPRHLPVHIRAWLARRSVTVESAPIAEREPSPRPDLDPEHFPPIRAFRAKELARIDRLYLEALLHVAGESMERAEALSGLSRARLYALLRQHGLTRHSSS from the coding sequence ATGCCCCGCATTCTCGTCATCGACGACGACGTCGGCTTCTGCCGCTCCCTCCAGGCCATCATCGCCGGCCTGGGCTGGGAAAGCGAGGCGGCCAACAGCCTTGAGACCGGCCTGGAAAAGCTGGCCCTGGGCGGTTTCGACGTGGTGGTGCTGGACGTGGTCCTGCCCGACGGCAATGGCCTAAAGCACATCCCGGCCGTCCGTGAGATGCCGGACGCGCCCGAGATCATCATCCTCACCGGCCAGGGCGACCCGGACGGGGCCGAGTTGGCCATCAAAAGCGGGGCCTGGGACTACATCACCAAACCCGGCACCCTGAGCAAAATCCGTCTCCCCATAAGCCGGGCCGTGGAGTACCACCACAACAAGGCTCTGGCCAAGCCCAGGGCTCCGCTGCGGCGCGAAGGCATCATCGGCGAGAGCAAGGCGCTGGCGGCCTGCCTGGACATGGCGGCCCGGGCGGCCAGAAGCGGGGCCAACGTCCTGATCGTGGGCGAGACCGGCACGGGCAAGGAGCTTTTCGCTCGGGTCATCCACGACAACAGCGACCGTCGCGACGGGCCCTTCGTGGTGGTGGACTGCGCCGCCCTGCCGGAATCGCTGGTGGAGAGCATGCTCTTCGGCCACGAGAAGGGGGCCTTCACCACGGCCGAGAAGAAGCATCCGGGGCTGATCCGCCAAGCCCACGGCGGCACGCTGTTTCTCGACGAGATCGGTGAGCTGCCCCTGGCCGTGCAAAAGGCCTTCCTGCGCCTGCTGCAGGAGCATCGCTTTCGCCCGGTGGGGGCCACCGAGGAGGTGCGCAGCGATTTTCGGCTGGTGGCGGCCACCAACCGGGATCTGGAACGGATGGTGGCGGATTGGACCTTTCGCCAGGACCTGCTCTTCAGGCTGCGGGGCATGACCATAGAACTGCCGCCGCTGCGAGGCCGCACGGTGGACATCGAGGCACTTTGCCGCCATCGCCTGCAGATGCGGGCCGGGGAGGAGGACGAGCCGGCCAGGGAGGGCTCACCGGAATTTTGGGGTGCGCTTTTCGAATACGGCTGGCCCGGCAACGTGCGTGAACTTTTCAGCGCCACGGACAGCGCCCTGGCTGCGGCCGAGGCCGAAACGACCCTGCTCCCCCGGCATTTGCCGGTGCACATCCGAGCCTGGCTGGCCCGCCGTTCCGTCACGGTCGAGAGCGCCCCGATCGCGGAACGGGAACCCTCTCCGCGTCCCGACCTCGATCCGGAGCATTTCCCTCCCATTCGTGCCTTTCGGGCCAAGGAACTGGCCCGGATCGACCGGCTCTACCTGGAGGCTTTACTGCACGTTGCCGGGGAGAGCATGGAACGGGCCGAGGCCCTGTCGGGGTTGTCCCGGGCCAGGCTCTATGCCTTGCTGCGCCAGCATGGGCTGACGCGCCATTCCTCGTCCTGA
- a CDS encoding Coenzyme F420 hydrogenase/dehydrogenase, beta subunit C-terminal domain, with amino-acid sequence MSTTMKIEVPGEGPTAALRGVLAKLLDVPDVAAVFTLRHTPGGAAMPALVTDPELLAEADPLAPAFPLNAATILARLTRGGTEGTIAAVLRPCEIRAFVELVKLNQGNLENVLLLSVDCPGAFNNTDYRDYVALNGVKEVGRTFVRRMLSTDAAATDDGLEVARACQVCEHPVAAAADGAIGLFGNDPEKVMLVVPQTAKGMGLLRRLDLPAADEALTANREAALANLLRERMVRRDAMFAETGAAVAGLEKLGAYLAGCVNCYNCRVACPVCYCRECVFVTDVFDHSPWEYLNWAKRKGALKLPADTLFYHMTRLAHMSLACVGCGQCSNACPSGVPVMELFRTVAAGAQAAFGYEAGRSPEEAPPLSLFQEKEFAEVTAGAQ; translated from the coding sequence ATGTCTACCACCATGAAGATCGAAGTGCCGGGCGAGGGCCCGACCGCCGCCCTGCGGGGCGTTTTGGCCAAACTGCTGGACGTGCCGGACGTGGCCGCCGTCTTCACCCTGCGCCACACCCCGGGGGGGGCGGCCATGCCGGCGCTTGTGACCGACCCGGAGCTTCTGGCCGAAGCCGATCCCCTGGCTCCGGCTTTTCCCCTCAATGCCGCGACGATCCTTGCCCGGCTCACCCGGGGCGGCACCGAGGGAACCATCGCGGCGGTGCTTCGCCCCTGCGAGATCAGGGCCTTCGTGGAACTGGTCAAGCTCAACCAGGGCAACCTGGAGAACGTGCTGCTTTTAAGTGTGGATTGCCCCGGGGCCTTTAACAACACGGACTATCGGGACTACGTGGCCCTCAACGGCGTCAAGGAGGTCGGCCGGACGTTCGTGCGCCGGATGCTCTCAACCGACGCGGCCGCCACCGACGACGGTCTGGAGGTGGCCCGGGCCTGCCAGGTTTGCGAACACCCCGTGGCGGCCGCCGCCGACGGAGCCATCGGCCTTTTCGGCAATGATCCGGAAAAGGTCATGCTCGTGGTTCCCCAGACGGCCAAAGGCATGGGACTCTTGCGCCGCCTGGACCTGCCGGCTGCCGACGAGGCGCTTACGGCCAACCGCGAGGCGGCCCTGGCCAATCTGCTGCGTGAGCGCATGGTCCGGCGCGACGCCATGTTCGCCGAAACGGGCGCGGCCGTGGCGGGCCTCGAAAAACTCGGCGCCTACCTCGCCGGCTGCGTCAACTGCTACAACTGCCGGGTGGCCTGCCCGGTCTGCTACTGCCGGGAATGCGTCTTCGTCACCGACGTTTTTGACCACTCTCCCTGGGAATACTTGAACTGGGCCAAGCGCAAGGGCGCGCTGAAGCTCCCGGCGGACACGCTTTTTTACCACATGACCAGGCTCGCCCACATGAGCCTTGCCTGCGTGGGCTGCGGCCAGTGTTCCAACGCCTGCCCGAGCGGCGTGCCGGTGATGGAGCTTTTCCGCACTGTGGCGGCCGGAGCCCAGGCGGCTTTCGGCTACGAGGCCGGGCGCAGTCCCGAGGAAGCGCCTCCGCTGTCGCTCTTCCAGGAAAAGGAATTCGCCGAAGTCACGGCGGGAGCGCAGTAA
- a CDS encoding hybrid sensor histidine kinase/response regulator produces the protein MGKNTDGPTPENMASSTDAQTRPSRAVPACDPSSEPEDVVIVAPDGTVLAVDPGLAGWLPADRKAGRYGSLSTCFEDDDGEFWRGAVAEVLLSRTSRRYRLALPPDRVADARLVPLLDAAGKVTAVAVRLRDASREQRAFRQCHKLAAAIEQAMEAVIVTDDRFRIEYVNQAFEAMTGVSQGQARGRGLKTFYKGSRQARKFERGAAALERGDVWKGRFLLVDAAGDTRMCDQTISPVWGKHGLVEGYAFVWRDSTEVSGLEKQLRHAQKMEVIGTLASGIAHDLRNILGPIILHAELCLERLEAGDPQAESLREIVEAVGRARALGEQLLSLGRSVESDTPVRFRLSTLVKECLKFLAPGLPPGLSIRLRIEAARSEMRGDPTRGHQVIMNLLTNAIEAMKDQEGGLLTVRIEDAVVTEGDWSEESSLPPGAYLRLCVSDTGQGMTSDVMKRIFEPFFSTKREGHGTGLGLTVARHIVTQMRGAISVESHPGLGTSFRVLFPKGPTVAGTPDASVPARELPPRPQARILFAGDDPEMVHCTTMALARLGYAVKTSTGRGEARRALSEDPRGFDLALVDLSRPGQDGILLARELLELRPDLPVVMLSSHDEALAGDMLRACGGRRVLAKPFCFEELDRVIREVLFVAV, from the coding sequence ATGGGAAAAAATACGGATGGACCGACGCCGGAAAACATGGCGTCTTCCACGGACGCGCAGACGCGTCCGTCCCGGGCCGTACCGGCCTGTGATCCGTCTTCGGAGCCGGAGGACGTGGTGATCGTGGCACCGGACGGAACCGTCCTGGCCGTCGATCCGGGGCTGGCCGGCTGGCTGCCGGCCGACCGCAAGGCCGGTCGGTACGGTTCGCTGTCTACCTGTTTCGAGGACGACGACGGGGAGTTCTGGCGGGGCGCGGTGGCCGAGGTCCTGCTGTCGCGGACGTCGCGCCGCTACCGGTTGGCGTTGCCGCCGGACAGGGTGGCGGACGCGCGGCTGGTGCCGCTTCTGGACGCGGCCGGGAAGGTGACCGCCGTGGCCGTGCGCCTGCGCGACGCCAGCCGGGAACAGCGTGCCTTCAGGCAATGCCACAAGCTCGCCGCGGCCATCGAGCAGGCCATGGAAGCGGTGATCGTCACCGACGACCGCTTTCGCATCGAATACGTCAATCAGGCTTTCGAGGCCATGACCGGGGTGTCGCAAGGGCAGGCCCGGGGACGCGGTCTCAAGACCTTTTACAAGGGCAGCCGGCAGGCCCGGAAATTCGAGCGCGGCGCGGCCGCCCTGGAGCGCGGCGACGTCTGGAAGGGCCGTTTTTTGCTGGTGGACGCGGCCGGGGACACCCGCATGTGCGACCAGACCATTTCCCCGGTTTGGGGCAAGCACGGCTTGGTGGAGGGCTACGCCTTTGTCTGGCGCGATTCCACGGAAGTCAGCGGCCTGGAAAAACAGTTGCGCCACGCCCAGAAGATGGAGGTCATCGGTACCCTGGCCAGCGGCATCGCCCATGACCTGCGCAACATTCTCGGACCGATCATCCTGCATGCCGAACTATGTCTGGAGCGGCTTGAGGCCGGCGATCCCCAGGCCGAGTCCCTGCGGGAGATCGTCGAGGCCGTGGGGCGGGCCCGGGCGCTCGGCGAACAGTTGCTTTCCCTGGGACGTAGCGTGGAAAGCGACACGCCCGTGCGTTTCCGCCTGAGCACCCTGGTCAAGGAATGTCTCAAGTTCCTGGCCCCGGGCCTGCCCCCCGGCCTGTCCATCCGCCTGCGCATCGAGGCGGCGCGCAGCGAAATGCGGGGTGACCCGACCCGGGGCCACCAAGTGATAATGAATCTTTTGACCAATGCCATTGAGGCGATGAAAGACCAGGAGGGGGGCCTTTTGACCGTCCGCATCGAGGACGCCGTGGTCACGGAGGGCGACTGGTCCGAGGAGTCGTCCCTGCCGCCGGGGGCCTATCTGCGGCTTTGCGTCAGCGACACCGGACAGGGCATGACCAGCGACGTCATGAAACGGATTTTCGAGCCGTTTTTCAGCACCAAGCGCGAGGGCCACGGCACGGGCCTGGGCCTGACCGTGGCCCGGCACATCGTGACCCAGATGCGCGGGGCCATAAGCGTCGAAAGCCATCCCGGGCTCGGGACCTCCTTTCGGGTCCTGTTTCCCAAGGGGCCGACCGTTGCCGGGACACCGGACGCGTCGGTCCCGGCCAGGGAGTTGCCGCCCCGGCCGCAGGCCCGCATTTTGTTCGCGGGCGACGACCCGGAGATGGTCCACTGCACGACCATGGCCCTGGCCCGTTTGGGCTATGCGGTCAAAACCAGCACGGGACGCGGCGAGGCCAGGCGGGCATTATCTGAAGATCCCCGGGGCTTCGATCTGGCCCTGGTCGATCTGTCGCGGCCCGGCCAGGACGGCATTCTTTTGGCCCGGGAGCTGCTGGAGTTGCGGCCGGACCTGCCGGTGGTGATGCTCTCCAGCCATGACGAGGCCCTGGCCGGGGACATGCTGCGGGCCTGCGGCGGCAGGCGGGTGCTGGCCAAGCCGTTTTGTTTCGAGGAACTGGACCGGGTGATTCGGGAGGTTCTTTTCGTCGCGGTCTGA
- a CDS encoding hydrogenase iron-sulfur subunit, which produces MDDFEPTIVAFVCNWCTYTAADLAGTSRMIQSPNVRLVRMMCTGMVDPKYVIKALLSGADAVLISGCHPGDCHYINGNYKARRRVKLLKEILPRLGIEEDRLLLTWVGASEGNEFAATVNGLVARIKELGPIEARRTLVV; this is translated from the coding sequence ATGGACGACTTCGAACCCACCATCGTGGCCTTTGTCTGCAACTGGTGCACCTACACCGCCGCCGACCTGGCCGGCACCTCGCGCATGATCCAGTCCCCCAACGTGCGGTTGGTGCGCATGATGTGCACGGGCATGGTGGACCCCAAGTACGTGATCAAGGCGCTTCTGTCCGGGGCCGACGCGGTGCTTATCAGCGGCTGCCACCCCGGCGACTGCCACTACATCAACGGCAATTACAAGGCCCGGCGGCGGGTGAAGCTCTTGAAGGAAATCCTGCCGCGCCTGGGGATCGAGGAGGACCGGCTCCTGCTCACCTGGGTCGGGGCCAGCGAGGGCAACGAATTCGCGGCCACGGTCAACGGGCTCGTGGCCCGGATCAAGGAACTGGGACCCATCGAGGCCAGGCGCACCCTGGTCGTATGA
- a CDS encoding CoB--CoM heterodisulfide reductase iron-sulfur subunit A family protein — MANRIGVYVCHCGTNIAGKVDTAAVAGFAAGLKNVAVARDYKFMCSDPGQETIIRDIKAYRLNRVVVASCSPRLHEKTFQNACARAGLNPFLFQMTCIREHCSWVVADPAEATAKAKHLVAGAVDRVNHHEELYSRTEPVHPDVLVVGGGIAGIQAALDIAKSGHRVHLVERSPSIGGHMAQFDKTFPTLDCAACISTPKMVAVSQDPNINLMTYAEVAEVTGFVGNFTVTIRRKPRYIDETKCTGCGLCLEKCPTKVPSEFEEGIGIRRAIYRNSPQSVPNKPVIDTEHCLYFRKGKCRVCEKNCPSGAVDFEQRESLLTLEVGTIVMATGFAAFDPTPLGQYGFGRYPEVYTALQFERLNNAVGPTGGKIVMKNGAPPASVAIIHCVGSRDAAHHPYCSRVCCMYALKYDHLIKDKLGHDTEVYNFYIDLRCFGKGYEEFYERVQKEGVTFIRGRPALVTDEALSPEEEGKLIVVGEDTLLGRTLRLPVDMVVLCTAMEPRHDAAEVARTFGISQGLDKFFLEEHPKLGPVSTATDGVYLAGTCQGPKDIPDTVSHASGAACQALALASKGQVTISPTVSHINPDVCIGCGICIKLCAYGAIDFDQRLGVAVVNEAMCKGCGACAGHCPSGAAQVRHFNQRELFAEIDGLIEPLPVLIAATDEETKAAPAPA; from the coding sequence ATGGCCAACAGAATCGGGGTCTACGTCTGCCATTGCGGCACCAACATCGCCGGCAAGGTGGACACTGCCGCCGTGGCCGGCTTCGCGGCCGGACTCAAAAACGTGGCCGTGGCCCGGGACTACAAGTTCATGTGCTCCGATCCCGGCCAGGAAACCATCATACGCGACATCAAGGCGTACCGCTTGAATCGGGTGGTGGTGGCTTCGTGTTCGCCGCGTCTGCACGAGAAAACCTTCCAGAACGCCTGCGCCCGCGCCGGGCTCAACCCCTTCCTCTTCCAGATGACCTGCATCCGGGAACACTGCTCCTGGGTGGTGGCCGATCCGGCCGAGGCCACGGCCAAGGCCAAGCACCTCGTGGCCGGAGCCGTGGACCGGGTCAACCACCACGAGGAACTCTACTCGCGCACCGAACCCGTGCACCCCGACGTGCTGGTGGTCGGCGGCGGCATCGCCGGCATCCAGGCCGCCCTGGACATCGCCAAATCCGGGCACAGGGTCCATCTGGTGGAACGGAGTCCCTCCATCGGCGGGCACATGGCCCAGTTCGACAAGACCTTCCCGACGCTGGACTGCGCCGCCTGCATCTCCACGCCCAAGATGGTGGCGGTATCCCAGGACCCGAACATCAACCTCATGACCTATGCCGAGGTGGCCGAGGTCACGGGGTTTGTCGGCAACTTCACGGTCACCATCCGCCGCAAGCCCCGCTACATCGACGAAACCAAATGCACGGGCTGCGGACTGTGCCTGGAGAAGTGCCCGACCAAGGTCCCGAGCGAATTCGAGGAAGGCATCGGCATACGCCGGGCCATCTACCGCAATTCGCCCCAAAGCGTGCCCAATAAGCCCGTCATCGACACCGAGCACTGCCTGTACTTCCGCAAGGGCAAGTGCCGGGTGTGCGAAAAGAACTGCCCCTCCGGGGCCGTCGATTTCGAGCAAAGGGAAAGCCTGCTGACGCTCGAGGTCGGCACCATCGTCATGGCCACCGGGTTTGCCGCCTTCGACCCCACGCCCCTTGGCCAGTACGGTTTCGGCCGCTACCCCGAGGTGTACACGGCCCTGCAGTTCGAACGCTTAAATAACGCCGTGGGGCCAACCGGCGGCAAGATCGTCATGAAAAACGGGGCGCCGCCCGCGTCCGTGGCAATCATCCATTGCGTGGGCAGCCGCGACGCCGCCCATCATCCCTACTGCTCGCGCGTGTGCTGCATGTACGCGCTCAAATACGACCACCTGATAAAAGACAAGCTCGGCCACGACACGGAGGTCTACAACTTCTACATCGACCTGCGCTGCTTCGGAAAGGGCTACGAGGAATTCTACGAGCGGGTGCAGAAGGAAGGCGTGACCTTCATTCGGGGCCGGCCGGCCCTGGTCACGGACGAGGCGCTCTCCCCGGAAGAGGAAGGCAAGCTCATCGTGGTCGGCGAGGACACCCTGCTTGGCCGCACCCTGCGCCTGCCCGTGGACATGGTGGTCCTTTGCACGGCCATGGAGCCGCGACACGACGCGGCCGAGGTGGCCCGGACCTTCGGCATAAGCCAGGGCCTCGACAAGTTCTTTCTGGAGGAACACCCAAAGCTCGGGCCGGTCTCCACGGCCACGGACGGCGTCTATCTGGCAGGCACCTGCCAGGGGCCCAAGGACATCCCGGACACCGTGTCCCATGCCTCGGGCGCGGCCTGCCAGGCCCTGGCCCTGGCGAGCAAGGGCCAGGTGACCATCTCGCCCACGGTCAGCCACATCAACCCGGACGTGTGCATCGGCTGCGGCATCTGCATCAAGCTGTGCGCCTACGGGGCCATTGATTTCGACCAGCGCCTGGGCGTGGCCGTGGTCAACGAGGCTATGTGCAAGGGCTGCGGGGCCTGCGCCGGACACTGTCCATCCGGGGCGGCCCAGGTGCGCCACTTCAACCAGCGGGAGCTTTTCGCCGAGATCGACGGCTTGATCGAGCCGTTGCCCGTTTTGATCGCCGCCACGGACGAGGAAACCAAGGCCGCGCCTGCCCCGGCCTGA
- a CDS encoding 4Fe-4S binding protein, giving the protein MKRTCDALVIGAGIGGIRAALDLAEAGHTVTVIDKRPHIGGILTRLDHQFPSDHCGMCKMLPLTEREASSEFCLRKGLFHRNIDIMLSSELTSLDGEPGAFSAVINRRSPFVDATKCVGCGACAKVCPVSVPNEFNAGLTSRGAVYLPVPHAIPNHYVVDLDACQRCWQCYEACPTGAIDFKLDERERHGILVVDPDPEAAGRFGSWLGALKFPVVSAATGDKALDILASDAPARMMLLSPGLTDMEASRVLTRALELRPDLAVFVPGDPEMADAAREIIGLGARAVMPHPLSRKVFVPWIDKQFMRLASDDAVTLDVAAVILAGGFDCYDPGTDAAVLGYGVLPGVVTSVEFERLLSGTGPTGGKLTRPGDGRPVRDIAWLQCVGSRDLRKNADFCSSFCCMASIKEAVLAKRATGGETKATIFAMDVRTFGRDFEHYRQEAQSVHGVRFVHGRLHTTLPDPSGDGRLRLSYTDEAGALHEESFDMLVLAVGARPPAGMEGLAKAAGVDTNAFGFCATPPFDANRTSRLGVFAAGAMGGPRDIAESVIQASAAALGASRIIQRFASIRERPPEAKPVYRDVSREAPRVLVTLCDSCPTLTQAVDVEQVRRGLADLPGVCQVECVSRACTGEGWKAITKLAADLKPNRILIGACMPYAYVPKLRELGTALGLRPTLMDVVDIHTPAFTAAMEGNSGAGPAVEQEITARLGMAEAKLLGADPTPLPRPLAVTPAALVVGGGLAGMTAALGIADHDYKVTLVEEAAELGGLARHVRLTLGGGDPVRFLEGLVDRVRRHPNIRVMTEARVSLSTGKAGRFLSIVSTDEGGLPVEHGVTILATGGRRAKIYDFGFLTRKTVTTHQDLERMLTSGELDTATLGSVAMIQCFRSRDENRRYCSRVCCAGALKNILYLKNKHPDLPIYVFYRDIMSYGFAEQYYTKARRAGAVFIRYDPAHKPQVRFDEAGKPVITGYDPVLRRAVEVHADLLSLSDGIEPGDTAELSEVFGVPVGPDGFFQEAESKWRPVDFLRSGIFVCGVARAPGTMDETVCSAKAAARHALRVLGEKNLAPGHVLASVRHSLCTRCGKCLDVCPYGARTLDTEHDRIVVDDILCQGCGSCASACPNSASFIRGFSDRQVLSVIDAALAVSGRPAPAPATDVKETI; this is encoded by the coding sequence ATGAAGCGCACCTGCGACGCCCTGGTGATCGGGGCCGGCATCGGCGGCATCCGGGCCGCGTTGGACCTGGCCGAGGCCGGGCACACCGTGACCGTCATCGACAAGCGGCCCCATATTGGCGGCATCCTCACGCGCCTGGACCACCAGTTCCCGTCCGACCACTGCGGCATGTGCAAGATGTTGCCGTTGACCGAACGCGAAGCCTCGAGCGAGTTCTGCCTGCGCAAGGGGCTTTTCCACCGCAATATCGACATCATGCTCTCCTCGGAGCTGACCTCCCTGGACGGCGAGCCGGGCGCGTTTTCGGCCGTCATCAACCGCCGGTCGCCCTTTGTCGACGCCACCAAGTGCGTGGGCTGCGGGGCCTGTGCCAAGGTGTGCCCGGTGTCCGTGCCAAACGAATTCAACGCCGGGCTCACCAGCCGTGGGGCGGTGTATCTGCCCGTGCCCCATGCCATTCCCAACCACTACGTGGTGGACCTCGATGCCTGCCAGCGCTGTTGGCAATGTTACGAAGCCTGTCCCACCGGAGCCATCGACTTCAAGCTCGACGAGCGCGAACGCCACGGCATCCTGGTGGTCGACCCCGATCCCGAGGCGGCCGGGCGCTTCGGCTCCTGGCTCGGCGCGCTCAAGTTCCCGGTCGTCTCCGCCGCCACCGGCGACAAGGCGCTCGACATCCTGGCCTCGGACGCGCCCGCCCGCATGATGCTCCTCTCGCCGGGCCTCACCGACATGGAGGCCTCGCGTGTCCTGACCCGGGCCCTGGAACTGCGCCCGGACCTGGCCGTGTTCGTTCCCGGCGACCCCGAAATGGCCGACGCCGCCCGGGAGATCATCGGCCTCGGAGCCCGGGCCGTCATGCCCCATCCCCTTTCCCGCAAGGTCTTCGTGCCCTGGATCGACAAGCAGTTCATGCGCCTGGCCTCGGATGACGCCGTGACCCTGGACGTGGCCGCCGTGATCCTGGCCGGGGGCTTCGACTGCTATGATCCCGGAACGGACGCGGCCGTGCTCGGCTACGGCGTGCTGCCCGGGGTGGTCACCTCGGTGGAATTCGAACGCCTGCTCTCCGGTACCGGCCCGACCGGCGGGAAGCTCACGCGCCCCGGCGACGGCAGGCCCGTGCGCGACATCGCCTGGCTCCAGTGCGTGGGCTCGCGCGATCTGCGCAAAAACGCCGATTTCTGCTCGTCTTTTTGCTGCATGGCGAGCATCAAGGAAGCCGTTCTGGCCAAGCGGGCCACGGGCGGCGAGACCAAGGCCACCATCTTCGCCATGGACGTGCGGACCTTTGGCCGGGATTTCGAGCACTACCGCCAGGAAGCCCAAAGCGTCCACGGCGTGCGCTTCGTCCACGGCCGGCTCCACACCACCCTGCCCGATCCCTCGGGCGACGGCCGGCTGCGCCTGTCCTACACCGACGAGGCCGGGGCGCTTCACGAGGAATCCTTCGACATGCTGGTCCTGGCCGTGGGAGCGCGCCCGCCGGCCGGCATGGAAGGACTCGCCAAGGCGGCCGGGGTGGACACCAACGCCTTCGGTTTTTGCGCCACCCCGCCCTTCGACGCCAACCGGACCAGCCGACTGGGCGTCTTCGCCGCCGGGGCCATGGGCGGTCCCCGGGACATCGCCGAGTCGGTCATCCAGGCCAGCGCGGCCGCCCTTGGCGCGTCCCGGATCATCCAGCGCTTCGCCTCCATCCGGGAGCGCCCCCCCGAGGCCAAGCCGGTCTATCGGGATGTGTCCCGAGAAGCGCCCAGGGTCCTGGTCACGCTGTGCGACTCCTGCCCGACCCTGACCCAGGCCGTGGATGTGGAGCAGGTGCGCCGGGGCCTCGCCGACCTGCCCGGAGTGTGCCAGGTGGAATGCGTGTCCCGGGCCTGCACCGGCGAGGGCTGGAAGGCCATCACGAAACTGGCCGCGGATCTCAAGCCCAACCGCATCTTGATCGGCGCATGCATGCCCTACGCCTACGTGCCGAAGCTGCGGGAACTGGGAACGGCCCTTGGCCTGCGGCCGACGCTCATGGACGTCGTGGACATCCACACCCCGGCCTTTACGGCCGCCATGGAAGGAAACTCCGGGGCCGGGCCCGCTGTGGAGCAGGAGATCACGGCCCGGCTCGGCATGGCCGAGGCCAAGTTGCTCGGGGCCGACCCCACTCCGCTGCCGCGGCCGCTGGCCGTGACCCCGGCCGCCCTGGTGGTGGGCGGGGGGCTGGCCGGCATGACCGCCGCGCTCGGCATTGCCGATCACGATTACAAGGTCACGCTGGTGGAAGAGGCGGCGGAACTCGGGGGGCTGGCCAGACACGTGCGCCTGACCCTTGGCGGCGGCGATCCGGTCCGCTTCCTGGAGGGGCTTGTCGACCGGGTGCGCCGCCATCCCAACATCCGGGTCATGACCGAGGCCAGGGTGTCCCTGTCCACGGGCAAGGCCGGCCGGTTCCTGAGCATCGTCTCCACCGACGAGGGTGGCCTACCGGTGGAGCACGGCGTCACCATCCTGGCCACGGGCGGCCGCCGGGCCAAGATCTACGACTTCGGCTTTCTGACCCGCAAGACCGTGACCACCCACCAGGATCTGGAACGCATGCTCACCAGCGGCGAGCTGGACACGGCGACCCTCGGCAGCGTGGCCATGATCCAGTGCTTCCGCTCCCGGGACGAAAACCGGCGCTACTGTTCGCGCGTATGCTGCGCCGGAGCGCTCAAAAACATCCTCTATCTAAAAAATAAGCACCCCGACCTGCCCATCTATGTCTTTTACCGCGACATCATGAGCTACGGCTTCGCCGAGCAGTACTACACCAAGGCCCGCCGGGCCGGAGCGGTGTTCATCCGCTACGATCCAGCCCACAAACCGCAAGTCCGCTTCGACGAGGCGGGCAAGCCCGTCATCACCGGCTACGACCCGGTGCTGCGTCGCGCGGTCGAGGTCCACGCCGACCTGCTTTCCCTCTCCGACGGCATCGAACCCGGGGATACGGCGGAACTGAGCGAGGTCTTCGGCGTGCCCGTGGGTCCGGACGGCTTCTTCCAGGAGGCCGAATCCAAGTGGCGACCCGTGGACTTCCTGCGCTCGGGCATCTTCGTGTGCGGCGTGGCCAGGGCCCCGGGCACCATGGACGAGACGGTCTGCTCGGCCAAGGCGGCGGCCAGACACGCCCTGCGGGTCCTTGGCGAAAAGAACCTGGCCCCGGGCCATGTGCTGGCCTCGGTGCGCCACAGCCTGTGCACGCGCTGCGGCAAGTGCCTGGACGTGTGCCCTTACGGCGCCAGGACCCTCGATACCGAACACGACCGCATCGTGGTGGACGACATCCTGTGCCAAGGCTGTGGCTCGTGCGCCTCGGCCTGTCCCAACAGCGCCAGTTTCATCCGGGGCTTTTCCGACCGCCAGGTCCTTTCCGTCATCGACGCGGCCCTGGCCGTTTCGGGCCGGCCCGCGCCCGCCCCGGCAACGGATGTGAAGGAGACCATATGA